The following DNA comes from Devosia litorisediminis.
CATCACCTCAATGGTGCTCAACCACCGCTACCAGGGCGCGCCCTGGGCGCGCACCATGATCGATGGCGGCTATCTGCTCGGTGTCTTGCTGATCGAAGGCGTGGTCATCGGCCTGTTCGGCTGACCAACGACCACTAGCTGGGGCGCTCTGGGCGCCTCAGCTATCCACCACGATGGGCGGCACATGCTGGGGTTCGGCCGGTGGCGCATATTTGTTGAGCAGCGAAAGCTGACTGATCGAGAACGCAATGGTCAGCGGCATCACGCCCCAGACCTTGAACGCCACCCAGAAATCGGTGGAGAAATTGCGCCACAGCACTTCATTGATGATGGCAAGCACCACAAAGAACAGACCCCAGTTCATCGTCAGCTTGCTCCAACCCTCGGGCTGAAGCTTGTAGACATCACCAAACACGTATTTCAGCAGCGACTGCTTGAACAGCAGGCCACCCAGCAACACCGCGGCAAACAGCCCATTGGTGATGGTCGGCTTGATCTTGATGAAGGTGTCATCCTGCAGCCACAGCGTCAGCCCGCCAAACACCAGCACCACGGCGCCGGTCACCAGTGGCATCACCGCGATTTTTTTCAGGATCAGCTTGCTGAGCACCAGCGAAATGACCATCGCGCCCATGAACCAGGCCGTTGCCGCGAAGATGTCGACCCGCGCATTGACCACAAAGAAGATCACCAGAGGGCCCAGCTCCAGCGCCATCTTGATCAACTGCGGACGCAGTTCGTCCCAGTTGACCTCGGGTTCGGCGGGTTCGGGCTTGGCATTTTCAGACATTGAGCATTTCTCTGTTCGGCATCGGGGCAATGTGAGCGCCAGCGCCCCACCATGCAAGGGCTGGTAGGCACCAAGCATGGTAACAATAGGGCTAGTCGCGCCCGGCAATCGCCTGAGCAAAGTCCGCAGCGGTAAAAGCTTCGAGATCGCCGACGCTCTCACCCACGCCGATGAAATGCACGGGCAGGCCAAACTTCTTGGCGATCGCCACCAGAATGCCGCCGCGCGCCGTGCCATCGAGCTTGGTCATCACCAGTCCGGTCACCCCGGCACGCTGGCCAAAAATCTCGACCTGCTTGAGCGCATTCTGCCCGGTGGTCGCGTCCAGCGTCAAAAGCGTGGCATGCGGCGCACTGGGGTCGACCTTCTTGATGACGCGGATGACCTTTTCGAGCTCATTCATCAGCTCGTCGCGGTTCTGCAGCCGGCCCGCCGTATCGATGATCAGCACATCGCGCCCTTCGGCCCGCGCCTGCGTCACCGCATCAAAGGCCAGCCCGGAGGCGTCAGACCCCGCCGGCCGGGACACCACACTGGCCCCTGTCCGATCACCCCAGATCTGCAATTGCTCGATGGCCGCGGCGCGGAAGGTGTCGCCGGCGGCCAGCATCACCGATTTGCCCTCGTCGGCCAGTTTCTGCGCCAACTTGCCGATGGTCGTGGTTTTGCCCGACCCGTTCACCCCGATCATCAGGATGACGAACGGCTTCTGGCTGGCGTCAATCTCGAGCGGCAATGCTACCGGACCGAGCACTTTTTCAACTTCGGCCGCCAGCACCGCGCGCACATCTTCACCCGATACATCGCGGTCAAACCGGTCGCGACGCAGCGTCTCGGTGATGGTGGTGGCCGTATCGATACCCAGATCGGCCTGGATCAGTATGTCTTCGAGCTCTTCAAGCGTCGCATTGTCGAGCTTGCGCTTGGTGAACACCGAGGTGATCGACCCCGTGAGCTGATCTGAAGAGCGTTTCAGACCTGACGCCAGGCGCGCAAACCAGCCCCTGGGTTCAGCCTCGACGGGCGCAGCCGGCGGTTCAATCACTGCACGTTGCGCCGCAAGAGCTGCCTTTTCCTCGACCTCTTCGACATAGTCCGGCGTGGTCTCGGGCGGGCCTGGAACAGGAACATGTTCTGGTGCCTCAACTGGCGTGGGCTCCGACGCTGGCGTCACTTCGGGCGCGGGTTCGGGCACCACAGCATCGGGTGTCACCGCCGCAATGTCGGGCACAGCCGTCTCTTCGACGGGTGGCACAGTTGTTTCAGCTGGCGTTGGCGTTGGCGCATCGCCACCAAACAGGCGCTTGAAAAATCCCGGTTTCTTGTCGGTCATTGGTGGACTTTCTTGTTTTTAGGCAGCTTTGCGCACCGCTTCGCCAACCAGACCATTCTTGGTCACACCACTGATCCGAACGGTCAGCAGCGCTCCCGGTTGCGTACCGGCCACCCGAACCGGGATATATTGTTCGCTCCGGCCCTGCCCGCCGCGCTCCATCAGCACCTGCTCGGTCTGACCCACGCGACTGGCGCACAACGCCTGAAACTGCGCTTGGGCCGCGGCGCGCAACAGGCCCGCCCGATCCCGGACCAGCTTCTTGCTGACCTGGGGCATGCGCGCGGCAGGCGTCCCCTCGCGCGGCGAATAGGGAAACACGTGCAGATGCGTCAGATCGGCCTCTTTCACAATGGCCAGCGTATTTGCAAACATGGCCTCATCCTCGGTCGGGAAGCCGGCAATGATGTCGGCGCCAAACACCATTTCGGGCCGCAGCGCTCGCAACTTGGCCATGATCGCCAGCGCGCCATCGCGGCTGTGCCGGCGCTTCATGCGTTTAAGGATCATGTCATCGCCGGACTGCAGCGACAAATGCATATGTGGCATCAACCGCTTCTCGCTGGCGACAGCGTCATAAAGCGCCTCATCGGCCTCGATGCTGTCGATCGACGAAATCCGCAGACGCGGCAGGTCCGGCACATGGCGCAGGATGGACTGGGTCAGCTTGCCCAAGGTGGGCGCGCCCGGCAGGTCCGGTCCATAGGAGGTGATATCCACCCCGGTCAGCACCACTTCGCCACAGCCATTGTCGACCAGTTTTTTGACCTGATCGACCACCAGCCCCATCGGCACCGACCGTGACGGTCCCCGGCCAAATGGAATGATGCAGAAGGTGCAGCGATGATCGC
Coding sequences within:
- a CDS encoding septation protein A, which gives rise to MSENAKPEPAEPEVNWDELRPQLIKMALELGPLVIFFVVNARVDIFAATAWFMGAMVISLVLSKLILKKIAVMPLVTGAVVLVFGGLTLWLQDDTFIKIKPTITNGLFAAVLLGGLLFKQSLLKYVFGDVYKLQPEGWSKLTMNWGLFFVVLAIINEVLWRNFSTDFWVAFKVWGVMPLTIAFSISQLSLLNKYAPPAEPQHVPPIVVDS
- the ftsY gene encoding signal recognition particle-docking protein FtsY, giving the protein MTDKKPGFFKRLFGGDAPTPTPAETTVPPVEETAVPDIAAVTPDAVVPEPAPEVTPASEPTPVEAPEHVPVPGPPETTPDYVEEVEEKAALAAQRAVIEPPAAPVEAEPRGWFARLASGLKRSSDQLTGSITSVFTKRKLDNATLEELEDILIQADLGIDTATTITETLRRDRFDRDVSGEDVRAVLAAEVEKVLGPVALPLEIDASQKPFVILMIGVNGSGKTTTIGKLAQKLADEGKSVMLAAGDTFRAAAIEQLQIWGDRTGASVVSRPAGSDASGLAFDAVTQARAEGRDVLIIDTAGRLQNRDELMNELEKVIRVIKKVDPSAPHATLLTLDATTGQNALKQVEIFGQRAGVTGLVMTKLDGTARGGILVAIAKKFGLPVHFIGVGESVGDLEAFTAADFAQAIAGRD
- the mtaB gene encoding tRNA (N(6)-L-threonylcarbamoyladenosine(37)-C(2))-methylthiotransferase MtaB — encoded protein: MAVETLTFGCRLNAYEAEVMKSEAQKAGLDNAIIVNTCAVTAEAVRQARQTVRKARRDNPQARIIVTGCAAQTEARSFGDMAEVDLVIGNHDKMQAASYAPMAFGTPLNDKVQVNDIMSVRETAGHLIEGMDGRARAFVQVQNGCDHRCTFCIIPFGRGPSRSVPMGLVVDQVKKLVDNGCGEVVLTGVDITSYGPDLPGAPTLGKLTQSILRHVPDLPRLRISSIDSIEADEALYDAVASEKRLMPHMHLSLQSGDDMILKRMKRRHSRDGALAIMAKLRALRPEMVFGADIIAGFPTEDEAMFANTLAIVKEADLTHLHVFPYSPREGTPAARMPQVSKKLVRDRAGLLRAAAQAQFQALCASRVGQTEQVLMERGGQGRSEQYIPVRVAGTQPGALLTVRISGVTKNGLVGEAVRKAA